GCGTCCCACCCGTTCGCGCAGGGTTGGAACCCTCTGGCGTGTTCACGGTGTCTAACTGCTGCTGCCCCCTCCTCGCCGTCCCGACCGTCATGCCTTCGCGTCTTCGCACACTCTGCTCAGTCATGATGACCGCCTTGGCGGTCGCGCTGCTGCACGCCTGTGTGCGACCGACACCGACATCGAATGCGCCGGCGCGTGATCTGCTGTACGTCAACTTCGTCGGCACCTGGAAGGGCACACTCGAGGTCGCGGACGGCCTCGGCACGGGCACGCGGGTGACGAGACCGGCTGCGCTGCAGGTGTTGCCGGCGCCCGATCAGGATGGACTCGAGTTGCGCTACAGCTCCGACGGCGCCGTGACCTCGATGCCGCACGTCGACCATCTCCATTTCGATCGTGCCATGACCGACGCGGTCTGGGGCGATGCGGGGGCGCCAGCGCCACAGGCCTTCGCCGTGCGCAGCCGTGAAGGAGGGCGCAACGGTGAAGTGCTCCGGCTCGTACTCGAAGGCGAAGATCACAACGGCGACGAGCCCACGATGATTCGCGAGACGCTCGAGCTCTCGCCAGCCGAGATCCGGCTCGTACAGGAAGCCCGGCCGATCGGGGGCGATTTCGCCTTCCGCCGCGCCTATGTGCTGCAGCGCGCCCAATAGCGAGATTGCAGGGTCGATTCCACCCTGAGGATTTTGTGCGCGAGTATCGTTTTCAAGCCACTCCCGAGACCGTCGAGGCGCTCCGCCAGTTACGTGGCGCATGGCGCGGCATGATGGTGGCCGAGCATTCCGTCACCGTGGTGCTGCAGGATCAGCGGGCGGTGCGCATTCAATGCGACACGGCCGAAATCGAATCGTTGTTCGACGCCTACCGGCTGCAGGCCGACATCGAAGATGCCGAAGGGATGTACGGCGTGCCGGTCGAAGCGTTCGCCAACGGCAACAACGACATCGTGCTGTTTTCCGGTGTCACGTGGAGCGAGCCGCAGGGCACGGTGCGCGCCGAGGGCATGACGGAAGGCTCCGTGATGCACTTCTCCGGGCATCCGGGGCAGCTCACGGAGACCGCCGAAGTGGCGTGCGTGACCACTGATGCCTTCGTGATTGCGGCTAGTGATGGCAGCGGGGTGCTCATTCGCACCGGCCTGCGTCCGGGCTCCGTGGAAGTGGAACGGAACCCGGAGAAGGTGCGCGCGTTTCTCGTCGATCGCGGTTACAGCGCCGCGTAGCAGCGACGCGCGTCGCGTCTACTTCGGGGCGCGCGTGAACAGGATGTAGTCGCCCTTGTCGGCGTGCTCCTTGCCGTTCGCCTTCGACAGATCGGCAATCGGCACGGCGCTCAGCACGATCGTCTTGGCTTCCGGCGCACGACGACGCGCCCGTTCGGCGGTGCCAAGACCGGCATCGCTGTGAAACGCGCCGTCCACCTGAAAGACGATCGCGCCCTTGGGTGCCGCACGCCACGCGTTCACGATGGCCTCGCCCATCGCCTCATCCTTCACGCACTGCGCTTCGTAGAACGTGTCGGTCAGTTTTGCCATCGCCGCCGCATCGCCGGCCGTCGGCGGTCCGCCGCCGGCGCTGTGCCCGGTCATGGTCTGCGCGAACTTCGTGTAGTAGGCGTCCTTCGGGCAGATGTTCTCTTTCGCGATGAAGCGACGATCCGCGGCGTTCAACGTGTCGAGCAACGCCAGTCCGCGACGACCAACGGCACTGGCCAGGCGACGAGGCACATTGGCCGCGACCACCGGCCAGCCACGCACGCGCGCTAATTCCACCAGCGCGCGGTAGTCGGTGGTGTAGCGATCCCACGGGCGCGAACCCGCCAGGAAATTCGCTTCCGAAATCGTCCCCGCGAGATACTGATCGACGAGCGGCTGCACATCGCGTTCGAACATCTCAAGCGTGACCACGACATTCGGCCGACGCTCACCAAGCGCTGCCAGCACCGCCA
This region of Gemmatimonas groenlandica genomic DNA includes:
- a CDS encoding ChaN family lipoprotein, which translates into the protein MTSSRRFLLALLGGASLLSTACASGGARGAVPIGAAAAALRVYDSKANRFIPFTQLADAAARADFVFFGEQHDDPATHASELAVLAALGERRPNVVVTLEMFERDVQPLVDQYLAGTISEANFLAGSRPWDRYTTDYRALVELARVRGWPVVAANVPRRLASAVGRRGLALLDTLNAADRRFIAKENICPKDAYYTKFAQTMTGHSAGGGPPTAGDAAAMAKLTDTFYEAQCVKDEAMGEAIVNAWRAAPKGAIVFQVDGAFHSDAGLGTAERARRRAPEAKTIVLSAVPIADLSKANGKEHADKGDYILFTRAPK